In the Populus trichocarpa isolate Nisqually-1 chromosome 1, P.trichocarpa_v4.1, whole genome shotgun sequence genome, one interval contains:
- the LOC7491471 gene encoding uncharacterized protein LOC7491471 isoform X2 — translation MSRPKFFDAQNFLDGYGTGDELNYGLVNDQIPMDQYSAQPEEHGANTFPSHGHGHLIQSVNTQINHNQSAQPDAPSYAMKHGLVNVQLPHRLDQPQGAIYTVNPSISAQMNLSPLAKPGSSQSSNISNADLEKRIRKQESDRKSRAKKEETRRENEERLVKVTEENNELRKDNASLKEGEVEMKRKLKNFVQKVSHFEKEVSRLNNKLKGQNTKVDVLSEKLVASSEATGLVEENKQLKRKNEQLMTSLKYPDIMKTVELVEEIEKWKRKAKRLQIINEALCDKLNNDEH, via the exons ATGTCTCGCCCAAAGTTCTTTGACGCTcaaa ACTTCTTGGACGGGTATGGTACTGGTGATGAACTGAACTACGGATTGGTGAATGATCAAATACCCATGGACCAATATTCGGCTCAACCAGAAG AACATGGAGCAAATACGTTTCCAAGTCATGGGCATGGGCACTTAATCCAATCGGTGAACACTCAAATAAACCATAACCAGTCAGCTCAACCTGATG CTCCTAGTTATGCAATGAAACATGGATTGGTGAATGTTCAACTCCCTCATCGGTTGGATCAACCACAAG GTGCTATTTACACTGTGAATCCCTCCATTAGTGCTCAGATGAACCTTTCCCCGTTGGCTAAACCAGGAAGTTCTCAGTCTTCAAACATAAGCAATGCTGATCTTGAGAAAAGAATAAGGAAACAAGAGAGTGACAGGAAATCTCGGGCAAAAAAGGAG GAAACGAGAAGAGAAAACGAGGAAAGGTTGGTTAAGGTTACCGAAGAGAACAACGAATTAAGGAAAGACAATGCCAGCTTAAAAGAGGGAGAAGTTGAGATGAAAAGAAAACTGAAGAATTTCGTACAGAAAGTTAGCCACTTCGAGAAAGAAGTTAGCCGCTTGAATAACAAGCTTAAAGGCCAAAACACAAAGGTGGACGTGCTTTCTGAGAAACTA GTTGCTAGCTCTGAAGCTACTGGTCTTGTGGAAGAAAACAAACAGCTGAAGCGCAAAAATGAGCAGCTAATGACTTCATTGAAATATCCAGACATCATGAAAACAGTCGAGCTTGTCGAAGAGATTGAAAAGTGGAAACGTAAAGCCAAGAGACTCCAGATTATAAACGAAGCTTTGTGTGACAAGTTGAATAATGACGAACATTAA
- the LOC7491471 gene encoding uncharacterized protein LOC7491471 isoform X1, whose amino-acid sequence MSRPKFFDAQNFLDGYGTGDELNYGLVNDQIPMDQYSAQPEEHGANTFPSHGHGHLIQSVNTQINHNQSAQPDACSFQFGTAPSYAMKHGLVNVQLPHRLDQPQGAIYTVNPSISAQMNLSPLAKPGSSQSSNISNADLEKRIRKQESDRKSRAKKEETRRENEERLVKVTEENNELRKDNASLKEGEVEMKRKLKNFVQKVSHFEKEVSRLNNKLKGQNTKVDVLSEKLVASSEATGLVEENKQLKRKNEQLMTSLKYPDIMKTVELVEEIEKWKRKAKRLQIINEALCDKLNNDEH is encoded by the exons ATGTCTCGCCCAAAGTTCTTTGACGCTcaaa ACTTCTTGGACGGGTATGGTACTGGTGATGAACTGAACTACGGATTGGTGAATGATCAAATACCCATGGACCAATATTCGGCTCAACCAGAAG AACATGGAGCAAATACGTTTCCAAGTCATGGGCATGGGCACTTAATCCAATCGGTGAACACTCAAATAAACCATAACCAGTCAGCTCAACCTGATG CATGCTCATTTCAGTTTGGGACAGCTCCTAGTTATGCAATGAAACATGGATTGGTGAATGTTCAACTCCCTCATCGGTTGGATCAACCACAAG GTGCTATTTACACTGTGAATCCCTCCATTAGTGCTCAGATGAACCTTTCCCCGTTGGCTAAACCAGGAAGTTCTCAGTCTTCAAACATAAGCAATGCTGATCTTGAGAAAAGAATAAGGAAACAAGAGAGTGACAGGAAATCTCGGGCAAAAAAGGAG GAAACGAGAAGAGAAAACGAGGAAAGGTTGGTTAAGGTTACCGAAGAGAACAACGAATTAAGGAAAGACAATGCCAGCTTAAAAGAGGGAGAAGTTGAGATGAAAAGAAAACTGAAGAATTTCGTACAGAAAGTTAGCCACTTCGAGAAAGAAGTTAGCCGCTTGAATAACAAGCTTAAAGGCCAAAACACAAAGGTGGACGTGCTTTCTGAGAAACTA GTTGCTAGCTCTGAAGCTACTGGTCTTGTGGAAGAAAACAAACAGCTGAAGCGCAAAAATGAGCAGCTAATGACTTCATTGAAATATCCAGACATCATGAAAACAGTCGAGCTTGTCGAAGAGATTGAAAAGTGGAAACGTAAAGCCAAGAGACTCCAGATTATAAACGAAGCTTTGTGTGACAAGTTGAATAATGACGAACATTAA
- the LOC7491471 gene encoding uncharacterized protein LOC7491471 isoform X3: MSRPKFFDAQNFLDGYGTGDELNYGLVNDQIPMDQYSAQPEEHGANTFPSHGHGHLIQSVNTQINHNQSAQPDGAIYTVNPSISAQMNLSPLAKPGSSQSSNISNADLEKRIRKQESDRKSRAKKEETRRENEERLVKVTEENNELRKDNASLKEGEVEMKRKLKNFVQKVSHFEKEVSRLNNKLKGQNTKVDVLSEKLVASSEATGLVEENKQLKRKNEQLMTSLKYPDIMKTVELVEEIEKWKRKAKRLQIINEALCDKLNNDEH, encoded by the exons ATGTCTCGCCCAAAGTTCTTTGACGCTcaaa ACTTCTTGGACGGGTATGGTACTGGTGATGAACTGAACTACGGATTGGTGAATGATCAAATACCCATGGACCAATATTCGGCTCAACCAGAAG AACATGGAGCAAATACGTTTCCAAGTCATGGGCATGGGCACTTAATCCAATCGGTGAACACTCAAATAAACCATAACCAGTCAGCTCAACCTGATG GTGCTATTTACACTGTGAATCCCTCCATTAGTGCTCAGATGAACCTTTCCCCGTTGGCTAAACCAGGAAGTTCTCAGTCTTCAAACATAAGCAATGCTGATCTTGAGAAAAGAATAAGGAAACAAGAGAGTGACAGGAAATCTCGGGCAAAAAAGGAG GAAACGAGAAGAGAAAACGAGGAAAGGTTGGTTAAGGTTACCGAAGAGAACAACGAATTAAGGAAAGACAATGCCAGCTTAAAAGAGGGAGAAGTTGAGATGAAAAGAAAACTGAAGAATTTCGTACAGAAAGTTAGCCACTTCGAGAAAGAAGTTAGCCGCTTGAATAACAAGCTTAAAGGCCAAAACACAAAGGTGGACGTGCTTTCTGAGAAACTA GTTGCTAGCTCTGAAGCTACTGGTCTTGTGGAAGAAAACAAACAGCTGAAGCGCAAAAATGAGCAGCTAATGACTTCATTGAAATATCCAGACATCATGAAAACAGTCGAGCTTGTCGAAGAGATTGAAAAGTGGAAACGTAAAGCCAAGAGACTCCAGATTATAAACGAAGCTTTGTGTGACAAGTTGAATAATGACGAACATTAA
- the LOC7491472 gene encoding uncharacterized protein LOC7491472 has translation MEGATASFWKRNYSLQDLFDIDRELNASVFLEPTPSVASSAELAINPFQNTTDTNRKRKVSGATRDAAAEKKRLVDKAYRERCKEMKKKTETKLDALTKENDGLRRENNYLKNEGTQLVQTLQHQKDGMKQLEKEFGQLKSQLHRQNTVVEVLSKRLGGSDDKDLQRENAQLKHDINLLTRKINNPESLSVLQLRAKIALLENEKHSLQVIVDALCEKINNEKDQLGPQN, from the exons ATGGAGGGTGCCACTGCCAGCTTCTGGAAAAGAAACTATTCTCTGCAGGATCTCTTCGATATAGACA GGGAATTGAATGCATCGGTGTTCTTGGAACCAACTCCTAGTGTGGCGTCGTCGGCCGAACTAGCTATTAATCCGTTTCAAAACACAACTGATACTAATCGTAAAAGAAAAGTTTCTGGAGCTACTAGAGATGCAGCAGCTGAGAAGAAAAGACTGGTTGACAAGGCATATCGTGAACGATGCAAG gaaatgaaaaagaagaCCGAGACAAAATTGGATGCACTTACCAAAGAAAATGATGGTTTAAGGAGAgagaataattatttaaaaaatgaaggaaCGCAGCTAGTACAAACTTTGCAACATCAAAAAGATGGGATGAAACAACTTGAAAAGGAATTTGGCCAACTAAAGAGCCAGCTGCATAGACAAAATACGGTTGTGGAAGTGCTCTCGAAACGACTA GGTGGCTCCGATGATAAAGATCTCCAGCGTGAAAATGCACAGCTCAAACATGACATTAATCTGTTAAcgagaaaaatcaacaatccAGAAAGCTTGAGTGTACTTCAGCTTCGAGCGAAAATTGCACtgttagaaaatgaaaaacactccTTGCAAGTGATAGTCGATGCTTTATGTGAAAAGATAAACAACGAGAAGGACCAGCTTGGACCGCAGAACTAG